From a region of the Gossypium raimondii isolate GPD5lz chromosome 10, ASM2569854v1, whole genome shotgun sequence genome:
- the LOC105778712 gene encoding WUSCHEL-related homeobox 9 produces MASSNRHWPSMFKSKPCNTNHQWQHDINSSLMSSSCHRSSFTSVAGCEERTPEPKPRWNPKPEQIRILEAIFNSGMVNPPRDEIRKIRAQLQEYGQVGDANVFYWFQNRKSRSKPKVRNQLQNTKQQTTSSSSSSSSEGAINKSTLSLSSSAHAIDVSNSPSGSVNQTYFHHQQQPQNELLNEPFFFPVQQQATGFTQGFGFSDGIQVPEQQPVGPCTSLLLSEILNHGASRKEHEENMMMQLQLSYTMAAPTTITVPSHNHHIHGESGAVEPGGVARSSTVFIDDVAFEVAVGPFNVREAFGDDAILINSAGQPVLTNEWGITLQSLQHGGVYYLLRSSTPFSV; encoded by the exons atggCTTCATCAAACAGGCACTGGCCTAGTATGTTCAAATCCAAACCTTGCAATACAAACCATCAATGGCAACATGATATCAACTCTTCTCTTATGTCAAGTTCTTGCCATAGATCCTCTTTCACCTCAG TTGCAGGTTGTGAAGAACGTACACCTGAGCCTAAACCAAGATGGAATCCAAAACCTGAACAGATTCGTATACTGGAAGCTATTTTCAACTCCGGGATGGTTAATCCACCGAGGGATGAGATAAGGAAGATTAGAGCTCAGTTGCAAGAGTATGGTCAAGTAGGTGATGCCAATGTGTTTTACTGGTTTCAAAACAGGAAATCAAGAAGCAAACCCAAGGTTCGTAACCAGCTGCAAAACACTAAGCAACAAACAACATCATCCTCTTCATCGTCCTCATCCGAAGGAGCTATTAACAAGAGCACTctctctttgagttcttcagCGCATGCCATCGATGTTTCTAACTCTCCAAGTGGATCGGTGAACCAGACCTACTTTCACCATCAGCAGCAACCTCAAAACGAGTTGTTGAACGAACCCTTTTTCTTTCCAGTGCAACAACAGGCTACTGGATTCACGCAAGGGTTCGGGTTTTCCGACGGGATTCAAGTTCCTGAACAACAACCGGTTGGACCCTGTACGAGTCTATTGTTGAGTGAGATATTGAACCATGGTGCTTCGAGGAAAGAACATGAAGAAAATATGATGATGCAGCTGCAACTTAGTTACACTATGGCTGCTCCTACTACAATTACTGTTCCATCTCACAATCACCACATTCATG GTGAATCGGGTGCAGTGGAACCAGGAGGTGTAGCCAGATCATCGACGGTGTTCATCGATGATGTAGCCTTTGAGGTGGCGGTGGGACCATTCAACGTGCGAGAAGCTTTTGGTGATGATGCAATATTGATTAACTCTGCTGGTCAACCTGTTCTCACCAACGAGTGGGGGATAACCCTTCAATCCCTTCAACATGGTGGAGTTTACTACCTGCTTCGTTCATCAACCCCCTTTTCCGTATAA
- the LOC105778068 gene encoding ras-related protein RABA1f, which produces MGAYRADDDYDYLFKVVLIGDSGVGKSNLLSRFTKNEFSLESKSTIGVEFATRSIRVDDKVVKAQIWDTAGQERYRAITSAYYRGAVGALLVYDVTRHVTFENVERWLKELRGHTDANIVIMLVGNKADLRHLRAVSIDDAKAFAERENTFFMETSALESLNVESAFTEVLAQIYRVVSKKALDVGDDPSALPKGQTINVGSKDDVSAVKGAGCCSA; this is translated from the exons ATGGGAGCTTACAGAGCAGATGATGACTATGATTACTTGTTTAAGGTTGTCCTGATTGGCGACTCCGGTGTCGGAAAATCCAACCTTTTGTCTCGATTTACAAAGAACGAGTTTAGCCTTGAATCTAAGTCCACCATTGGGGTTGAGTTTGCAACCCGTAGCATTCGTGTTGATGATAAGGTCGTTAAAGCTCAGATTTGGGACACTGCTGGCCAAGaaag ATATCGTGCGATAACAAGTGCGTACTACCGTGGTGCTGTTGGTGCTTTACTAGTCTATGATGTCACTCGTCATGTTACATTTGAAAACGTAGAGAGGTGGCTGAAAGAACTTAGAGGTCACACCGATGCCAACATCGTGATTATGTTAGTTGGAAACAAGGCAGACCTGCGTCACTTGCGAGCAGTCTCCATCGATGATGCTAAAGCTTTTGCCGAACGAGAGAACACCTTTTTCATGGAAACATCCGCGCTAGAGTCTTTGAACGTCGAGAGCGCATTCACCGAAGTGCTGGCTCAGATTTATCGTGTTGTAAGCAAGAAAGCTCTCGATGTAGGAGATGATCCCTCGGCTTTGCCTAAAGGCCAGACGATCAATGTAGGATCGAAAGACGATGTATCAGCTGTGAAGGGAGCTGGATGTTGCTCGGCTTAA